TCCTCAACTTCTGGATGCGTGGCTTCTGCTGGTCAATGCCAGCACTGAAGACAAGAAATACGACCAGGCCAGGAGCGCGCTGACGCACGTCCGCCAGGCGATCAACAACGGGAAAGTCGCAGCCTTTATCGACGAGCAGCTGTCAACGCTTGGGAGTTAGATGTTTAGCCGCAGATGACGCAGATGGGGCGCCTCAAAAGTTCTTCTTGCGCCCCATCTGCGTCATCCGCGTCATCTGCGGCTAACTAAACATTTCCGTAGACCGGAATCGCCGCACCGTGAATCAGCTTTGCCTCGTTGCTGCATAAAAACAGGATCACTGGAGCGATCTCTTCCGGCTTGGGCCAGCGGGTGAAGTCTGCGGTGGGCATGGCCTTTCGATTGGGTTCAGTGTCGATGATACTTGGCAGGATCGAATTGACGCGGACACCCGTGCCCTTGAGGTCCGCTGCCAGCGAATCGAGCATCGCAACCGCAGCGGCTTTCGACGCTGCATAGCCCGCGGCACCGCCCGGATGATCGATCGCCGCCTTTGCGGCAATGTTGACGACAGCGCCATGCCCCTGCCGGAGCATCACAGGAATGATCGCGCGGCACAGCCTGTAGCCCGCC
The genomic region above belongs to Terriglobia bacterium and contains:
- a CDS encoding SDR family oxidoreductase codes for the protein DENSVRQMLDHILARRTGLDALVNTVGGYAGGIKLWEADPNAFERMLALNLMAGYRLCRAIIPVMLRQGHGAVVNIAAKAAIDHPGGAAGYAASKAAAVAMLDSLAADLKGTGVRVNSILPSIIDTEPNRKAMPTADFTRWPKPEEIAPVILFLCSNEAKLIHGAAIPVYGNV